In Fundulus heteroclitus isolate FHET01 chromosome 8, MU-UCD_Fhet_4.1, whole genome shotgun sequence, a genomic segment contains:
- the sapcd2 gene encoding suppressor APC domain-containing protein 2 isoform X2: MALIASDLNGAAVIYRRVGSRKDAIQGSKATKMQPKETEYTTDGLPKAFLHSLRTLFDILDDDRRGYVHISEIESRWQGADTRGLPGGVLGCLRRVTPPHGCLTFERFVAGLRYSMLNPENNSHFKAHPQQGPRHPHKHAPPPAACSAGARAENKVRPLGNVTNTQQHRAPSLQSRARPEEGPGFPAGGQARYGSGFQRSGRSLERTAVAPEDGCFHPDPGQAAQPTQPQQSRIRNIESLALESPQQLQEPCIMRSGLPRSQSESATGLAGGSRRHGRSREEHRRHTISNGVDYGMLKQMKELEQEKDSLLSGLEVVERAREWYQGQIHNVTERQRQAGQSSHCTEFFTDASPSRMNVLIPKLQEVNRCLNDLISCTGTSFPSGGAQTAVLSANSQPPPPAPPQAIQRLKDQNRLLTQEVTEKSERIAQLEQEKSALIKQLFEARARSAQDTSTMDSTFI, translated from the exons ATGGCTTTGATAGCGAGCGACCTGAACGGAGCCGCGGTGATTTACAGGCGAGTTGGGTCAAGGAAAGACGCGATTCAAGGCTCAAAAGCGACCAAAATGCAACCCAAGGAGACGGAGTACACCACGGACGGGCTGCCGAAAGCCTTTCTGCACAGCCTCAGGACTCTGTTTGACATTTTGGACGACGACAGACGCGGGTACGTCCACATCTCGGAGATAGAGAGCCGCTGGCAGGGCGCAGACACCAGGGGTCTGCCCGGCGGAGTGCTCGGCTGCCTCAGGAGGGTCACCCCTCCGCATGGCTGCCTCACCTTTGAGCGGTTCGTGGCCGGGCTGCGGTACTCCATGCTGAACCCGGAGAACAACTCCCACTTCAAGGCCCACCCGCAGCAGGGTCCGAGGCATCCCCACAAACACGCCCCGCCGCCCGCCGCATGCAGCGCCGGAGCTCGGGCGGAGAACAAAGTCCGTCCGCTGGGCAACGTGACCAACACCCAGCAGCACCGGGCGCCCTCCCTGCAGAGCCGCGCCCGGCCGGAGGAAGGACCGGGGTTCCCCGCGGGGGGACAGGCGCGCTACGGCTCGGGCTTCCAGAGGTCCGGGCGGAGTTTGGAGCGGACTGCCGTCGCTCCGGAGGACGGCTGCTTCCACCCGGACCCGGGCCAGGCTGCCCAGCCCACACAACCGCAGCAGAGCCGAATCAGGAACATCGAGTCTCTGGCGCTGGAGTCTCCCCAGCAGCTCCAGGAACCAT GTATTATGAGATCAGGTTTGCCAAGATCGCAGAGTGAGTCAGCTACAGGATTAGCCGGCGGTTCCAGGCGACATGGGCGGAGTCGGGAGGAGCATAGGAGGCATACCATTTCCAACGGAGTGGATTATGGAATG CTGAAGCAAATGAAGGAGTTGGAGCAGGAAAAGGATTCCCTGCTGTCGGGCCTGGAAGTTGTGGAGCGGGCCCGAGAGTGGTACCAAGGCCAAATCCACAATGTCACAGAGAGACAGCGACAAGCGGGACAAAGCTCCCACTGCACC GAGTTTTTCACAGACGCCAGTCCAAGTCGCATGAATGTCCTCATTCCCAAACTGCAAGAAGTCAATCGCTGCCTCAATGACCTGATTTCCTGCACTGGAACG TCATTTCCCAGTGGCGGTGCGCAGACAGCGGTGCTCTCAGCAAACTCCCAGCCTccgcctccagctcctccacaaGCCATTCAGAGACTAAAGGACCAGAACAGACTTCTCACTCAG GAGGTGACCGAGAAGAGTGAGCGGATTGCTCAGCTCGAGCAGGAGAAGTCGGCTCTGATAAAGCAGCTCTTTGAGGCTCGAGCTCGCAGCGCACAGGACACCAGCACCATGGATTCCACCTTTATCTGA
- the sapcd2 gene encoding suppressor APC domain-containing protein 2 isoform X1, producing MALIASDLNGAAVIYRRVGSRKDAIQGSKATKMQPKETEYTTDGLPKAFLHSLRTLFDILDDDRRGYVHISEIESRWQGADTRGLPGGVLGCLRRVTPPHGCLTFERFVAGLRYSMLNPENNSHFKAHPQQGPRHPHKHAPPPAACSAGARAENKVRPLGNVTNTQQHRAPSLQSRARPEEGPGFPAGGQARYGSGFQRSGRSLERTAVAPEDGCFHPDPGQAAQPTQPQQSRIRNIESLALESPQQLQEPCIMRSGLPRSQSESATGLAGGSRRHGRSREEHRRHTISNGVDYGMLKQMKELEQEKDSLLSGLEVVERAREWYQGQIHNVTERQRQAGQSSHCTEFFTDASPSRMNVLIPKLQEVNRCLNDLISCTGTQSFPSGGAQTAVLSANSQPPPPAPPQAIQRLKDQNRLLTQEVTEKSERIAQLEQEKSALIKQLFEARARSAQDTSTMDSTFI from the exons ATGGCTTTGATAGCGAGCGACCTGAACGGAGCCGCGGTGATTTACAGGCGAGTTGGGTCAAGGAAAGACGCGATTCAAGGCTCAAAAGCGACCAAAATGCAACCCAAGGAGACGGAGTACACCACGGACGGGCTGCCGAAAGCCTTTCTGCACAGCCTCAGGACTCTGTTTGACATTTTGGACGACGACAGACGCGGGTACGTCCACATCTCGGAGATAGAGAGCCGCTGGCAGGGCGCAGACACCAGGGGTCTGCCCGGCGGAGTGCTCGGCTGCCTCAGGAGGGTCACCCCTCCGCATGGCTGCCTCACCTTTGAGCGGTTCGTGGCCGGGCTGCGGTACTCCATGCTGAACCCGGAGAACAACTCCCACTTCAAGGCCCACCCGCAGCAGGGTCCGAGGCATCCCCACAAACACGCCCCGCCGCCCGCCGCATGCAGCGCCGGAGCTCGGGCGGAGAACAAAGTCCGTCCGCTGGGCAACGTGACCAACACCCAGCAGCACCGGGCGCCCTCCCTGCAGAGCCGCGCCCGGCCGGAGGAAGGACCGGGGTTCCCCGCGGGGGGACAGGCGCGCTACGGCTCGGGCTTCCAGAGGTCCGGGCGGAGTTTGGAGCGGACTGCCGTCGCTCCGGAGGACGGCTGCTTCCACCCGGACCCGGGCCAGGCTGCCCAGCCCACACAACCGCAGCAGAGCCGAATCAGGAACATCGAGTCTCTGGCGCTGGAGTCTCCCCAGCAGCTCCAGGAACCAT GTATTATGAGATCAGGTTTGCCAAGATCGCAGAGTGAGTCAGCTACAGGATTAGCCGGCGGTTCCAGGCGACATGGGCGGAGTCGGGAGGAGCATAGGAGGCATACCATTTCCAACGGAGTGGATTATGGAATG CTGAAGCAAATGAAGGAGTTGGAGCAGGAAAAGGATTCCCTGCTGTCGGGCCTGGAAGTTGTGGAGCGGGCCCGAGAGTGGTACCAAGGCCAAATCCACAATGTCACAGAGAGACAGCGACAAGCGGGACAAAGCTCCCACTGCACC GAGTTTTTCACAGACGCCAGTCCAAGTCGCATGAATGTCCTCATTCCCAAACTGCAAGAAGTCAATCGCTGCCTCAATGACCTGATTTCCTGCACTGGAACG CAGTCATTTCCCAGTGGCGGTGCGCAGACAGCGGTGCTCTCAGCAAACTCCCAGCCTccgcctccagctcctccacaaGCCATTCAGAGACTAAAGGACCAGAACAGACTTCTCACTCAG GAGGTGACCGAGAAGAGTGAGCGGATTGCTCAGCTCGAGCAGGAGAAGTCGGCTCTGATAAAGCAGCTCTTTGAGGCTCGAGCTCGCAGCGCACAGGACACCAGCACCATGGATTCCACCTTTATCTGA
- the LOC105934504 gene encoding microfibril-associated glycoprotein 4-like codes for MEYRSPATNRSKLLSALLPLVLLWSSCAALFLPLDCSDIYKHDHSTPSGVYIIYPVGATSAVQVYCDMKSLGGPWTVFQRRIDGSVNFYRPWAHYKIGFGNAAGEYWLGLKNLYHLCCKKKFELLVIMEDFEGTTEYARYCWFSVGPESLGYPLHVSGFTDGGAGDSLSYHNGHKFSTYDKDHSANCPRLFLGAFWYNNCHLTNPNGVYRWGADDTIKGVGVEWSTWKGSNYSLKSINFMIRPVS; via the exons ATGGAGTACCGCAGCCCGGCCACGAACCGCTCAAAG ctgctgtccGCTCTTCTCCCCCTGGTTCTTCTGTGGAGCAGCTGTGCGGCTCTTTTCCTCCCTCTGGACTGCAGTGACATCTATAAACACGATCACAGCACACCCAGCGGCGTCTACATCATCTATCCCGTCGGAGCCACGTCTGCTGTCCAG GTGTACTGTGACATGAAGTCCCTGGGAGGGCCGTGGACA GTGTTCCAGAGGAGGATAGATGGCTCAGTGAACTTCTACAGGCCCTGGGCCCATTACAAGATAGGCTTTGGGAATGCGGCCGGAGAGTACTGGCTCG GTCTGAAGAACCTGTACCATTTATGTTGCAAGAAAAAGTTTGAGCTCCTGGTCATCATGGAGGATTTCGAAGGAACTACAGAGTACGCGCGGTACTGCTGGTTCAGTGTCGGTCCAGAGTCTTTGGGATACCCCCTGCATGTGTCTGGATTCACTGATGGAGGGGCAG GAGACTCACTGAGTTATCACAACGGACACAAATTCTCCACCTACGACAAAGATCATTCAGCCAACTGTCCCAGATTATTCCTGGGGGCGTTCTGGTATAACAACTGTCATCTTACAAACCCAAACGGGGTTTATCGCTGGGGGGCTGATGATACCATCAAAGGCGTTGGAGTGGAGTGGTCCACATGGAAGGGCAGTAACTACTCCTTAAAGTCTATAAACTTTATGATCCGTCCTGTTTCATGA